The proteins below are encoded in one region of Methanosarcina barkeri 3:
- a CDS encoding type IV pilin N-terminal domain-containing protein — MEGKKRCVLYQDCRGVSEVYGQLLMMSIVVLAFSTIGLAVFSDGGVVKPEHTPNTDLQENFNRSTSTLQIIHRGGEAIDESTIKIIVNVNGEKKGEFDSNSNDFTVKNPNGTASSDDVFTLGDCIEINTESIELKAGEDIDIFFIDKLSDQVIQRAVLQRGSWKVPEWITPHPYGSVYSNSIENGGWQPTEMVDAISDGIYTKDSVPKDQFVYQEFQFGIDTDEMEISDPLSQVQLKIIYESHDCSPNEFPLSIYNGSDWVRIDYTMKENYNFAQCEADGETVFDINLAPYYVNTTEKLQKLVVRFSATGNTTTENAATDKYYCVDFIGIKVDF, encoded by the coding sequence GTGGAGGGCAAAAAGCGCTGTGTACTTTACCAGGACTGCCGGGGAGTTTCAGAAGTATATGGGCAATTGCTCATGATGAGTATAGTAGTTCTGGCTTTTTCTACAATAGGGCTGGCCGTATTTTCCGATGGGGGAGTTGTAAAACCGGAACATACTCCGAATACCGATCTGCAAGAGAATTTCAATAGAAGTACCAGTACTTTACAGATCATCCATCGCGGAGGGGAAGCCATTGATGAGTCTACTATCAAAATAATTGTTAATGTCAATGGGGAGAAAAAAGGGGAATTTGATAGTAATAGTAACGACTTTACTGTTAAAAACCCCAATGGAACTGCTTCCAGTGATGATGTTTTCACTCTTGGTGATTGCATAGAAATTAATACCGAGAGCATTGAACTCAAGGCAGGAGAAGACATAGATATATTTTTTATCGATAAGCTATCCGATCAGGTAATCCAGAGAGCAGTACTCCAGAGAGGTTCCTGGAAAGTTCCTGAGTGGATAACTCCACACCCTTATGGGAGTGTTTACAGTAACTCCATAGAGAATGGGGGATGGCAGCCTACCGAGATGGTTGATGCCATCAGTGATGGTATTTATACAAAAGACTCAGTTCCAAAAGACCAATTTGTATATCAGGAGTTTCAATTTGGGATAGATACGGATGAAATGGAGATTTCAGATCCGTTAAGCCAGGTTCAGTTAAAAATAATTTATGAATCTCATGATTGTAGCCCGAATGAGTTTCCACTTTCTATATATAATGGTTCTGACTGGGTGAGAATAGATTATACTATGAAAGAAAATTATAATTTTGCACAATGCGAGGCTGACGGTGAGACTGTCTTTGATATAAATTTAGCACCGTATTATGTCAATACTACTGAGAAACTTCAAAAATTGGTAGTCAGATTTTCAGCCACTGGAAACACAACCACTGAAAACGCAGCCACTGATAAATATTATTGCGTAGACTTCATAGGAATTAAAGTGGATTTTTAA
- a CDS encoding type IV pilin codes for MDFKKLFRKDDKAVSPVIGVILMVAITVILAAAIGSSVFGMGPAKSAPQANLEIKAAGITNSGSTSAVASVKIEHLGGDIIRFEDSEKTKVTASLENGQSYTIGAANNAITANPAGLGTLDVGSVKTLKLADGAGVNAFVGVEPKSGNTVHIKIIDVQTNQLICIKDVRL; via the coding sequence ATGGATTTCAAGAAATTATTTAGAAAAGATGATAAAGCAGTTTCCCCGGTTATCGGTGTCATTTTGATGGTTGCAATTACCGTCATCCTTGCCGCCGCAATCGGTTCTTCAGTATTTGGTATGGGACCTGCTAAGTCTGCACCGCAGGCGAATCTTGAGATTAAAGCAGCTGGAATTACTAATAGTGGTAGTACTAGCGCAGTAGCATCTGTAAAAATCGAACACCTAGGAGGAGACATAATTCGTTTCGAAGACAGTGAAAAAACAAAAGTTACTGCGTCCCTTGAAAACGGTCAGTCTTATACAATCGGGGCTGCAAATAATGCTATTACAGCTAATCCTGCCGGTCTTGGCACCTTAGATGTGGGTTCTGTAAAGACGCTCAAATTAGCGGATGGAGCTGGAGTAAACGCTTTTGTAGGAGTCGAACCTAAGTCTGGTAACACTGTCCATATCAAGATTATCGATGTCCAGACCAATCAGCTTATCTGTATCAAGGATGTAAGGCTTTAA
- a CDS encoding class I SAM-dependent methyltransferase family protein, with the protein MKRQCIKVPKKKGETVRRILLELEILDNSVKIGSDEAFLYLPLSREPAPDELENFPEEIEFIEFDFKLQEKKPVPENLLGFSPAYEVIGDIALLEDPELDKQKASRIADALLQTQPNIKTVLKPLTPVTGEFRVREFEVIAGEMRTETIHREYGCRYKVDLARAYFTPRLSTERSRILSWIKEGDTVVDMFAGVGPYSILIAKSKKPSKVLAIDKNPDAVYYLRENIILNSAKNIEAVEGDAREEAKKFAGSADHVIMNLPHSASEFLDSAVLLTKSGGIIHYYGITPEDDLFESSIELVRKAAEKAGRKIEVLDKRVVRSYAPHQYNICIEARIV; encoded by the coding sequence ATGAAACGGCAGTGCATAAAAGTTCCTAAAAAGAAAGGAGAAACTGTACGAAGAATACTCCTTGAGCTTGAAATTCTGGATAATTCCGTAAAAATAGGTTCAGATGAAGCATTTCTTTACCTTCCCCTGAGCAGAGAACCTGCTCCTGATGAGCTTGAAAATTTTCCCGAAGAAATTGAGTTTATCGAGTTCGACTTCAAGCTCCAGGAAAAGAAACCTGTTCCGGAAAACCTGCTTGGTTTCAGCCCTGCTTATGAAGTTATAGGGGACATCGCCCTGCTGGAAGATCCTGAGCTTGATAAACAGAAAGCCTCAAGAATTGCCGATGCCCTACTTCAGACTCAGCCGAATATCAAAACTGTGCTCAAGCCTCTTACTCCTGTTACCGGAGAATTCCGGGTTAGAGAATTTGAGGTTATTGCAGGCGAGATGAGAACCGAAACCATTCATAGGGAATACGGCTGCCGCTACAAAGTCGATCTTGCACGGGCTTATTTTACTCCCCGCCTTTCAACCGAGCGCTCAAGAATTCTTTCCTGGATTAAGGAAGGGGATACTGTTGTCGATATGTTTGCAGGCGTCGGACCTTACAGTATTCTGATCGCAAAGAGCAAAAAGCCTTCAAAAGTCCTGGCAATCGATAAAAATCCGGATGCTGTGTATTATCTCAGAGAAAATATTATTCTCAATTCTGCAAAAAATATTGAAGCAGTCGAGGGTGATGCCAGGGAAGAAGCAAAAAAGTTTGCAGGCAGTGCCGATCATGTGATTATGAATTTGCCTCATAGCGCCTCTGAATTCCTGGACTCTGCAGTTCTCCTGACAAAGTCCGGTGGAATAATCCATTATTATGGAATAACTCCTGAAGACGACCTCTTCGAAAGCTCTATAGAACTCGTAAGGAAAGCTGCGGAAAAAGCAGGAAGAAAAATCGAGGTTCTGGATAAAAGGGTAGTCCGTTCGTATGCTCCTCATCAGTATAATATCTGTATAGAGGCCAGGATTGTTTAA